Proteins from a genomic interval of Nitrosomonas sp.:
- the pgi gene encoding glucose-6-phosphate isomerase, producing MSTLTESPAWIALAAHHAQIINQPISSLFDQDSQRFVKFSRQLDTILLDFSKQLLDETTLTCLLALARQQNLQDWIRRMFSGDRINTTENRAALHIALRADTPVYFDGVDVMPEVNAVLQQMAGFVAAIHNHTHRGYSGLPIVDVVNIGIGGSDLGPVMVTEALKPYCLPQLKVHFVSNIDGAQLTGVLRNLDPATTLFIIASKTFTTQETLTNAHSVRAWFLEKGGNEAAIARHFVAVSTNLAAVQQFGIAAENMFTFWDWVGGRYSLWSAIGLPIALAIGMNNFCELLAGARDMDQHFLNTPPEDNLPVLLGLIGIWQINFCQAKSHAILPYDQSLHRLPAYLQQLEMESCGKRVTRDGEAVDYSTGVIVWGESGTNGQHAFYQLLHQGTQVFNADFLAPSNAQHPLQHHHTMLLANFLAQTEALMCGKDTQTVLTELEAAGNSQQRIEQLLPHRFFPGNRGTTSIFFKKLDPATLGALIALYEHKVFVQSVIWNINPFDQWGVELGKQLANTILSELTNGQSSVEHDASTTGLIHCFREWRARMNE from the coding sequence ATGTCCACTTTGACTGAATCTCCTGCCTGGATTGCGCTGGCGGCGCACCACGCGCAGATCATAAATCAGCCGATCTCTTCACTTTTTGATCAGGATTCACAGCGTTTTGTGAAATTTTCCAGGCAACTTGACACGATACTCCTTGATTTCAGCAAGCAGCTGCTGGATGAAACGACACTTACTTGTTTACTTGCGTTGGCGCGCCAGCAAAATCTGCAGGACTGGATCAGGCGGATGTTTTCCGGCGACCGGATCAATACCACCGAAAACCGTGCAGCACTGCATATTGCGTTGCGTGCTGATACGCCAGTCTATTTCGATGGTGTAGATGTTATGCCAGAGGTCAACGCGGTTTTGCAGCAGATGGCAGGATTCGTTGCCGCCATTCATAACCATACTCATCGCGGCTACTCTGGCCTGCCGATTGTCGATGTTGTCAATATCGGTATCGGGGGTTCTGATCTCGGTCCGGTGATGGTTACAGAAGCGCTGAAGCCCTATTGTCTGCCGCAACTGAAGGTACATTTTGTTTCGAATATTGATGGCGCCCAATTGACCGGAGTGTTGCGAAATCTCGATCCGGCCACGACGCTGTTCATTATCGCATCCAAGACATTCACCACCCAGGAAACGCTCACCAACGCACATTCCGTACGCGCCTGGTTTCTGGAAAAGGGGGGTAACGAAGCAGCAATTGCCCGTCATTTCGTGGCGGTCTCCACTAATCTTGCCGCAGTGCAGCAATTCGGGATCGCTGCCGAAAACATGTTTACTTTCTGGGACTGGGTCGGAGGGCGCTATTCGTTATGGTCGGCCATTGGGTTGCCCATTGCGCTGGCAATCGGAATGAATAACTTTTGTGAGCTTCTGGCGGGTGCACGTGACATGGATCAGCACTTCCTCAATACGCCGCCGGAAGATAATTTACCGGTCCTGTTGGGATTGATCGGCATCTGGCAGATCAATTTTTGTCAGGCTAAAAGTCACGCTATTCTGCCCTATGATCAGTCCCTGCATCGCCTTCCGGCATATCTGCAGCAATTGGAAATGGAGAGCTGTGGCAAACGTGTTACCCGTGATGGTGAAGCAGTGGATTACAGTACGGGCGTTATCGTCTGGGGAGAATCCGGCACCAACGGCCAGCATGCGTTCTATCAGCTACTGCACCAGGGTACCCAGGTCTTTAATGCAGATTTTCTGGCACCGAGTAACGCGCAGCATCCGCTGCAACATCATCACACGATGCTACTGGCAAATTTTCTTGCCCAAACCGAAGCGCTGATGTGCGGCAAAGACACTCAGACCGTGCTTACTGAGCTGGAGGCGGCTGGTAATTCACAACAGCGTATCGAACAGCTATTGCCGCATCGATTTTTTCCCGGTAATCGGGGGACAACGTCCATTTTTTTTAAAAAACTGGATCCGGCTACGCTGGGAGCGCTGATTGCGCTTTATGAACACAAGGTTTTTGTGCAAAGTGTGATCTGGAATATAAATCCCTTTGATCAATGGGGGGTGGAGCTTGGTAAGCAACTTGCCAATACTATACTTTCTGAGTTAACAAACGGACAGTCTTCTGTAGAGCATGATGCATCAACTACTGGATTGATACACTGCTTCCGGGAATGGCGCGCCCGCATGAATGAGTAA
- a CDS encoding acetyl-CoA C-acyltransferase family protein: protein MRRAVADVVVLSGVRTAIGDFGGALKECSPITLASLVVKAAISRSGIDPATIGHCFAGHVIPTESRDLYLARAIAIEAGLMQSAAALTLNRICGSGLQAIISAAQSIMLGDTKAAVAVGVESMSRGGYLLPSLRWGQRMRDAVAMDMMVAALTDPFDHVHMGVTAENIARKWKITREQQDQFALESHRRARHAIDQGYFRDQIVPVEMTDRNGNRSFVTDEHPRQTSLDALAKLPSAFIENGTVTAGNASGINDAAAALILMESGAAERQGELIPLARLVAYGHAGVDPAFMGIGPVPAVRQAMQRAGLRVEDMDVIESNEAFAVQAYAVAQELDFDPQKTNPNGGAVALGHPVGATGCILSVKAIHELHRCRGRYALVTLCIGGGQGIAAIFERL from the coding sequence ATGCGCCGTGCTGTGGCTGATGTTGTCGTCCTGAGTGGCGTCAGAACTGCCATTGGTGATTTTGGTGGTGCACTCAAGGAGTGTTCTCCAATAACGCTTGCGAGCCTGGTTGTCAAAGCGGCGATTTCCCGTTCCGGGATTGATCCAGCGACAATTGGGCACTGTTTTGCGGGTCATGTCATTCCAACTGAGTCTCGTGATCTCTATTTGGCTCGCGCAATTGCTATTGAGGCGGGGTTGATGCAATCGGCTGCTGCACTGACACTTAACCGGATTTGTGGCAGTGGCCTGCAGGCCATTATTTCTGCCGCCCAGAGTATTATGCTGGGTGACACCAAAGCAGCTGTCGCCGTAGGTGTTGAATCCATGAGTCGCGGAGGGTATCTGTTGCCTTCGCTGCGCTGGGGACAGCGAATGCGGGATGCAGTGGCGATGGATATGATGGTCGCTGCATTGACTGACCCCTTCGATCATGTGCATATGGGAGTGACGGCAGAGAATATTGCAAGGAAATGGAAAATCACTCGTGAGCAGCAGGATCAGTTTGCGCTGGAAAGTCACCGGCGCGCACGGCATGCCATTGATCAAGGTTATTTTCGTGACCAGATTGTTCCCGTCGAAATGACAGACCGTAACGGTAACCGGTCATTTGTGACGGATGAGCACCCTCGTCAGACCAGTCTTGACGCACTCGCAAAATTGCCCTCGGCCTTTATTGAGAACGGTACCGTAACTGCTGGAAACGCTTCCGGTATCAATGATGCTGCTGCGGCGCTGATACTCATGGAAAGTGGTGCGGCTGAGAGGCAGGGCGAACTGATACCGCTTGCGCGACTGGTTGCGTATGGTCATGCAGGAGTTGATCCGGCTTTTATGGGAATTGGCCCGGTACCGGCGGTCAGGCAAGCGATGCAACGGGCTGGCTTGCGAGTCGAAGATATGGATGTCATCGAATCTAATGAAGCCTTCGCTGTCCAGGCTTATGCGGTTGCGCAAGAACTGGATTTCGATCCACAAAAGACCAATCCCAATGGTGGTGCCGTGGCACTGGGGCATCCGGTTGGCGCGACCGGGTGTATTTTGTCAGTCAAAGCTATTCATGAGCTGCATCGTTGTCGTGGCCGGTATGCGTTGGTTACATTATGTATTGGTGGTGGTCAGGGTATTGCCGCGATATTCGAACGCCTCTGA
- a CDS encoding DUF4845 domain-containing protein: MRQDIPQLKSRQHGVTLTGLLLWSVVIIVITIFGMRLIPAYIEFAAVKRAMVATVSDPALKEAGISALRQGFNKRASIDDIKSVTGKDLVIEKQNNQVVMRASYTVKKPLFANISLLIDFEASSH; the protein is encoded by the coding sequence ATGCGCCAGGATATTCCACAGCTCAAAAGCAGGCAACATGGAGTGACTCTGACAGGGTTGCTGCTATGGTCGGTCGTGATTATCGTGATTACAATTTTCGGTATGCGTCTGATCCCGGCCTATATTGAATTTGCAGCAGTCAAGCGGGCAATGGTCGCCACGGTCAGTGATCCTGCTCTGAAGGAGGCAGGTATCAGCGCATTGCGTCAGGGGTTTAACAAACGTGCGAGCATAGATGATATCAAGTCTGTTACGGGTAAAGATCTGGTAATTGAAAAACAGAATAATCAGGTGGTGATGCGTGCCAGTTATACGGTCAAAAAACCGCTGTTTGCCAACATTTCGCTATTGATTGACTTTGAGGCATCCAGTCATTGA
- the pdxJ gene encoding pyridoxine 5'-phosphate synthase, translating into MITLGVNIDHIATVRQARGTIYPDPVEAALIAETAGADAITLHLREDRRHIQDRDVEILRERLTTRMNLESAVTREMIDFACRIKPQDVCLVPERREELTTEGGLDVVRHFDSIKAACDRLAQTGTRVSLFIDAQPQQIDAAVQAGAPAVELHTGRFADAGSSAEQQAELEAIKAMVKYGLERGLQVNAGHGLHYQNTEPIARLNGISELNIGHAIVARALFVGFAQAVREMKALIGQASA; encoded by the coding sequence ATGATTACGTTGGGCGTCAATATTGATCATATCGCCACCGTGCGTCAGGCACGCGGCACCATTTATCCTGACCCGGTGGAAGCAGCCTTGATCGCTGAGACAGCTGGCGCGGATGCCATTACGTTGCATTTGCGTGAAGATCGTCGCCATATTCAGGATAGAGATGTCGAAATACTACGGGAGCGTTTGACTACCCGTATGAATCTTGAAAGCGCGGTGACTCGAGAAATGATCGATTTCGCCTGCCGCATCAAGCCGCAGGATGTCTGTCTGGTTCCCGAGCGGCGCGAGGAGCTGACTACCGAGGGCGGATTGGATGTCGTGCGTCATTTTGATTCGATCAAGGCAGCCTGCGACCGATTGGCGCAGACTGGCACACGTGTTTCGTTATTTATCGATGCGCAGCCCCAGCAGATCGATGCGGCTGTCCAGGCGGGAGCACCGGCAGTCGAACTTCATACCGGCCGTTTTGCCGATGCCGGAAGCAGTGCTGAACAGCAGGCCGAACTGGAAGCTATCAAGGCAATGGTCAAGTATGGTCTCGAACGTGGTCTGCAAGTCAATGCCGGACATGGATTGCACTATCAGAATACCGAACCCATAGCCAGGCTCAATGGTATTTCCGAGCTTAATATCGGACACGCTATTGTGGCGCGTGCGCTTTTTGTCGGCTTTGCCCAGGCGGTGCGCGAAATGAAAGCGCTGATCGGTCAGGCAAGCGCATGA
- the era gene encoding GTPase Era: MNTAEFKTGYISIVGRPNVGKSTLLNHLIKQKISITSRKPQTTRHRIHGILTDTQSQFIFVDTPGFQMRYRNELNQAMNRVVMQTLHGVDVIIFVIEAGKFDRQDEVVLERLPTDRPVVLVINKIDLLVDKQQLLPFLQEMAGRFHFAEMIPVSALQNESLPVLIEAIRNYLPISPPMFGADDITDRSERFLAAELLREKIFRQIGQEIPYSVSVNIEQFTVEGNLRRIHACILVDRPNQKAIIIGKQGKKMKEMATQARKDMEALFGGKVYLEVWVKVKTGWAEDGNMLKNLGYE, translated from the coding sequence ATGAATACGGCTGAATTTAAAACCGGTTATATCTCCATTGTGGGGCGCCCCAATGTGGGTAAGTCGACATTACTGAATCATCTGATTAAGCAAAAAATCAGTATCACCTCCAGAAAGCCGCAGACTACCCGCCATCGCATTCACGGGATTTTGACGGATACGCAATCACAATTTATTTTTGTTGATACTCCGGGTTTTCAGATGCGTTATCGTAATGAACTCAATCAGGCGATGAACCGGGTGGTCATGCAAACCTTGCATGGTGTTGATGTCATCATATTCGTTATCGAAGCAGGTAAATTTGATCGGCAGGATGAAGTGGTCCTTGAGCGCCTGCCAACCGACCGGCCGGTCGTGCTGGTCATCAATAAAATTGATTTGCTGGTGGATAAGCAACAACTGCTTCCCTTTCTGCAAGAAATGGCAGGCAGGTTTCATTTTGCAGAGATGATTCCAGTGAGCGCGCTACAAAATGAGTCGCTTCCTGTATTGATAGAAGCCATCCGTAATTATTTGCCGATCAGCCCGCCGATGTTTGGTGCGGATGATATAACGGATCGCAGCGAGCGTTTTCTGGCTGCTGAGTTATTGCGTGAAAAAATTTTCCGTCAGATTGGGCAGGAAATTCCCTATTCTGTCAGTGTTAACATTGAACAATTTACAGTTGAAGGAAATTTACGGCGTATTCATGCCTGTATTCTGGTAGACCGCCCCAATCAGAAAGCCATCATTATTGGTAAGCAGGGGAAAAAAATGAAAGAGATGGCAACCCAGGCGCGCAAGGATATGGAGGCGTTATTTGGTGGCAAGGTATATCTGGAAGTCTGGGTCAAGGTGAAGACTGGCTGGGCTGAGGATGGCAATATGCTGAAGAATTTGGGTTACGAATGA
- the lepB gene encoding signal peptidase I, translated as MNFPLVLLVLLVVTGGIWTLNHFWLKPKRNPEEVEPWWIEYPVSFFPVILIVFCLRSFLVEPFKIPSGSMIPTLLVGDFILVNKFTYGIRLPVINRKIVDLNEPVRGDVLVFRFPEDPSIDYIKRIVGVPGDKIEYRNKQLSVNGKPVKLELNGDYKYVESGLAYIYTQKFSEKIEDREYHILINQEMPAIQLSAVHYFPQRENCQFDHAGFACEVPAGNYFTLGDNRDGSSDSRYWGFVPESNIIGKAFLIWWNFSDLSRIGTSI; from the coding sequence ATGAATTTTCCTTTAGTCTTACTTGTGTTGCTGGTGGTGACAGGCGGGATCTGGACGCTGAATCATTTCTGGTTAAAACCCAAGCGTAATCCCGAAGAAGTGGAACCGTGGTGGATCGAATACCCCGTCAGTTTTTTTCCCGTGATTCTAATCGTGTTCTGCCTGCGGTCATTTCTGGTTGAACCGTTCAAGATACCATCCGGGTCAATGATTCCTACTTTGCTGGTGGGAGATTTCATTTTGGTTAACAAGTTTACCTATGGCATCAGGCTCCCCGTCATCAATCGTAAAATTGTCGATTTGAATGAACCCGTCCGTGGGGATGTGCTGGTATTCCGGTTTCCGGAAGATCCTTCCATTGATTACATTAAACGTATCGTTGGTGTGCCGGGCGATAAAATTGAGTATCGTAACAAACAACTGAGCGTCAACGGAAAACCCGTCAAGCTCGAGCTGAATGGTGATTACAAGTATGTCGAGTCCGGATTGGCCTATATTTATACGCAGAAATTCAGCGAGAAAATAGAGGATCGGGAATACCATATCCTGATCAACCAGGAAATGCCTGCAATACAATTATCTGCCGTCCATTATTTTCCGCAGCGGGAAAATTGCCAGTTTGATCACGCTGGCTTTGCCTGCGAAGTACCCGCAGGAAATTACTTTACCTTAGGTGATAACCGTGACGGCAGCAGTGATAGTCGGTATTGGGGGTTTGTTCCGGAGAGCAATATTATTGGTAAGGCTTTCCTCATCTGGTGGAATTTCAGTGATCTGAGCAGAATTGGTACGTCAATTTGA
- the hslV gene encoding ATP-dependent protease subunit HslV, which produces MTTIVSVRRGEQVALGGDGQVTLGAVVAKATARKVRRLYHEKVLAGFAGGTADAFTLFERFESKLEKHQGHLLRSAVELAKDWRTDRMLRRLEAMLVVADREATLIITGAGDVIEPEHGLAAIGSGGAYAQAAARALLENTDLGAREIVSQALTIAADICIYTNQSHVIEQLD; this is translated from the coding sequence ATGACAACGATCGTATCTGTGCGGCGTGGTGAACAGGTTGCACTGGGCGGGGACGGCCAGGTGACACTGGGTGCGGTGGTTGCCAAGGCAACGGCTCGCAAGGTGCGCAGACTGTACCACGAAAAAGTACTGGCCGGGTTTGCGGGTGGAACAGCGGATGCGTTTACTTTGTTCGAACGCTTTGAAAGCAAACTGGAGAAACACCAGGGGCATTTGTTGCGTTCGGCAGTTGAGCTCGCCAAGGACTGGCGTACCGACCGGATGTTGCGTCGCCTGGAAGCCATGCTGGTGGTGGCAGATCGTGAGGCTACCCTGATTATTACGGGTGCAGGTGATGTGATCGAACCTGAGCATGGACTGGCAGCAATCGGCAGTGGGGGTGCCTATGCTCAGGCGGCTGCGCGCGCCTTACTCGAAAATACCGATCTGGGTGCCCGGGAGATTGTTAGTCAGGCACTGACCATTGCCGCAGATATTTGCATTTATACCAATCAATCACATGTGATTGAGCAGCTCGACTGA
- the hslU gene encoding ATP-dependent protease ATPase subunit HslU — translation MTQMTPQEIVHELNKHIIGQEAAKRAVAIALRNRWRRQQIDEPLRQEITPKNILMIGPTGVGKTEIARRLAKLADAPFIKIEATKFTEVGYVGRDVDSIIRDLVESAIKQARELEIKRNRPLAEDRAEERILDILLPAARDTGGTQSEQHEEHNTTRQKFRKKLREGDLDDKDIEIEVAMSQASMEIFAPPGMEELTTQIQGMFQNLGTGKKKSRQLSIREARKLLTEEEASRLINDEELKVKAVQNVEQNGIVFLDEIDKITSRSEVSGSDVSRQGVQRDLLPLVEGTTVSTKYGMIRTDHVLFIASGAFHIAKPSDLIPELQGRFPIRVELDSLSASDFEQILTNTDACLIRQYQALLKTEGVELKFTDEAIRRLAEIASIVNEKTENIGARRLHTVLEKLLEDISFNATRHENTSLTIDAALVDARLGELSRSEDLARYVL, via the coding sequence ATGACCCAAATGACGCCACAAGAAATTGTGCATGAACTCAACAAACACATTATTGGACAGGAGGCAGCCAAACGTGCTGTGGCAATCGCGCTGCGCAACCGCTGGCGTCGACAACAGATCGATGAGCCGTTGCGTCAGGAGATTACTCCCAAAAATATTCTGATGATCGGTCCAACCGGTGTGGGTAAAACCGAGATTGCCCGGCGACTGGCAAAGCTCGCCGATGCGCCATTCATCAAGATCGAAGCAACCAAATTTACGGAAGTAGGTTATGTTGGACGTGATGTCGATTCAATCATTCGTGATCTGGTTGAATCCGCTATCAAGCAGGCGCGCGAGCTTGAGATCAAGCGTAATCGACCACTGGCAGAAGATCGGGCGGAAGAACGTATTCTTGATATTCTATTACCAGCCGCACGCGATACTGGCGGCACCCAATCCGAGCAGCATGAAGAGCACAATACGACCAGGCAAAAATTCCGCAAAAAATTGCGTGAAGGTGACCTCGATGATAAAGACATTGAAATTGAAGTTGCCATGTCTCAGGCCAGTATGGAAATCTTTGCCCCTCCTGGCATGGAGGAGTTGACCACCCAAATTCAGGGTATGTTTCAGAACCTGGGGACAGGCAAAAAAAAATCTCGTCAACTGTCTATCCGCGAGGCCAGAAAACTGCTTACTGAAGAGGAAGCGAGCCGGTTGATCAATGACGAGGAGCTGAAAGTCAAAGCGGTACAGAATGTAGAGCAAAACGGTATCGTTTTTCTGGATGAAATCGACAAAATCACCAGTCGTTCAGAGGTGTCTGGATCGGATGTTTCCCGGCAGGGAGTGCAGCGGGATTTGCTGCCACTAGTGGAAGGCACGACGGTTTCAACCAAATATGGAATGATCCGCACGGATCACGTTTTGTTTATTGCCAGCGGCGCATTTCATATTGCCAAACCATCCGATCTGATTCCTGAGCTGCAGGGTCGTTTCCCAATCCGGGTCGAACTTGATAGCCTCAGCGCCAGTGATTTTGAGCAAATTCTCACCAATACCGATGCCTGCCTGATCAGGCAGTATCAGGCGCTATTGAAAACTGAAGGGGTCGAGCTTAAGTTTACGGATGAGGCTATCCGACGATTGGCTGAAATTGCTTCGATAGTCAATGAAAAAACTGAAAATATCGGTGCGCGACGATTACATACCGTGCTGGAAAAGCTGCTGGAAGATATCTCTTTTAATGCGACACGCCACGAAAATACAAGCCTGACAATTGATGCCGCGCTCGTTGATGCGCGCCTGGGAGAATTATCCCGGAGTGAGGATCTGGCGCGTTACGTGCTCTGA
- the lepA gene encoding elongation factor 4, which yields MQSIRNFSIIAHIDHGKSTLADRIIQYCGGLSEREMEEQVLDSMDLERERGITIKAQTVALTYQARDGNSYLFNLIDTPGHVDFSYEVSRSLSACEGALLVVDASQGVEAQTVANCYTATELGVEVIPVLNKIDLPAADPDRVVTEIEDVIGIDATDAVRISAKTGEGLEDLLETVVAKVPPPKGNIDAPLKALIIDSWFDNYVGVVMLLRVVDGVLHTGDKIRLIHSQTTHLCERVGIFQPKAVDRSSLSAGEVGFIIAGIKDLKSAKVGDTVTLFDRSASEALTGFMEIKPQVFAGLYPVESNQYDALRSALEKLQLNDSSLQFEPETSQALGFGFRCGFLGLLHLDIVQERLEREYDMDLITTAPTVIYEVVMRDGNVVKIENPSRLPDVSSIAEIREPVITATILVPEEYLGAVITLCVGKRGVQKNMQYMGRQVMLVFELPLNEVVMDFFNRLKSVSRGYASLDYEFLEFRSADLVKLDILINNEKVDALSLIVHRVSSQSRGRELAQKMRELIPRQMFDIAVQAAIGAHIIARENVKAMRKNVLAKCYGGDITRKRKLLEKQKAGKKRMKRVGNVDIPQSAFLAILQTDNK from the coding sequence ATGCAGTCTATTCGTAATTTTTCAATCATTGCTCACATTGATCATGGCAAATCCACGCTTGCCGATCGTATTATTCAATATTGTGGTGGTTTATCCGAGCGTGAGATGGAAGAACAGGTGCTTGATTCCATGGATCTGGAGCGTGAACGCGGTATCACGATCAAGGCGCAAACCGTTGCGCTGACTTACCAGGCTCGTGATGGTAATAGTTATCTGTTCAATCTGATTGACACCCCTGGGCATGTTGATTTTTCCTATGAGGTTTCCCGCTCGCTATCTGCCTGCGAAGGGGCATTACTGGTGGTGGATGCCTCTCAGGGAGTGGAGGCGCAAACGGTTGCCAATTGTTATACCGCAACGGAACTCGGGGTCGAAGTCATTCCGGTACTGAATAAAATTGATTTGCCGGCGGCTGATCCAGACCGGGTAGTGACCGAGATTGAGGATGTGATTGGTATTGATGCTACTGATGCCGTGCGTATCAGCGCCAAAACCGGTGAGGGACTGGAAGACTTGCTGGAAACAGTCGTCGCTAAAGTGCCGCCGCCAAAAGGTAACATTGATGCGCCACTGAAGGCATTGATTATCGATTCGTGGTTTGATAATTATGTGGGCGTCGTCATGTTGTTGAGGGTGGTGGACGGGGTGCTCCATACCGGAGACAAAATCCGACTGATACACAGCCAAACCACCCATCTGTGCGAGCGGGTCGGTATTTTTCAGCCCAAAGCGGTAGACCGTTCTTCCTTGAGCGCAGGTGAAGTGGGTTTTATCATCGCGGGCATCAAAGATTTGAAATCGGCGAAAGTGGGTGATACCGTAACCCTGTTTGATCGTTCTGCCTCTGAAGCGCTGACCGGATTCATGGAAATCAAACCGCAAGTGTTTGCCGGATTGTATCCCGTTGAATCCAATCAGTACGATGCGTTACGTTCGGCGCTGGAAAAACTGCAGCTCAACGATTCCTCCCTGCAATTTGAACCCGAAACTTCGCAGGCGCTGGGGTTTGGTTTTCGTTGCGGCTTTCTGGGGTTGCTTCATCTGGACATTGTGCAGGAGCGGCTCGAGCGGGAATATGATATGGACCTCATCACCACGGCACCAACGGTGATTTATGAGGTAGTCATGCGGGATGGTAATGTGGTCAAAATTGAAAATCCTTCCAGGTTGCCCGACGTTTCTTCTATTGCCGAAATACGTGAACCCGTCATCACGGCGACTATTCTGGTGCCCGAGGAGTATCTGGGCGCGGTCATTACATTGTGTGTTGGTAAACGTGGTGTCCAAAAGAATATGCAATATATGGGCAGGCAAGTGATGCTGGTTTTTGAATTGCCGCTGAATGAAGTTGTCATGGATTTTTTCAACCGGTTAAAATCCGTGAGTCGTGGTTATGCTTCTCTGGATTACGAATTCCTTGAATTCCGGTCTGCCGATCTGGTTAAACTCGATATCTTGATTAACAATGAAAAAGTGGATGCCTTATCTCTGATTGTGCATCGTGTCAGTAGCCAGTCAAGAGGGCGTGAGCTGGCGCAAAAAATGCGGGAACTCATTCCCAGGCAAATGTTTGATATTGCCGTGCAGGCGGCAATTGGAGCGCATATCATTGCGCGTGAAAATGTCAAAGCAATGCGTAAAAATGTGCTGGCCAAATGTTATGGAGGCGACATCACGCGCAAACGAAAATTGCTTGAAAAACAGAAGGCAGGTAAAAAACGGATGAAGCGAGTGGGTAATGTGGATATCCCCCAGTCAGCATTTCTGGCTATTTTGCAGACGGATAATAAATAA
- a CDS encoding holo-ACP synthase, which translates to MIYGIGTDLVDPVRIAHSLERHGEAFARRVLAEAEWPDFLNHANPAVFVAKRFAAKEAFAKAAGTGLRAPVSFSNITVLHDPHGKPYFQFGEALTEWVSHEGIIAHHLSITDELTMASAFVILEK; encoded by the coding sequence ATGATCTACGGTATTGGCACCGATCTGGTCGACCCTGTTCGTATTGCCCATTCGCTGGAGCGCCACGGAGAGGCGTTTGCCAGGCGGGTGCTGGCCGAGGCTGAATGGCCGGATTTTCTGAATCATGCCAACCCCGCAGTGTTTGTCGCCAAACGTTTTGCCGCCAAGGAAGCTTTTGCCAAGGCAGCAGGCACCGGGCTGCGCGCGCCGGTTAGTTTCAGTAATATCACGGTACTGCACGACCCACACGGAAAACCGTATTTTCAGTTTGGCGAGGCATTGACGGAATGGGTTAGTCACGAGGGAATTATTGCGCACCACCTGTCGATCACTGACGAATTAACTATGGCAAGCGCTTTCGTTATTCTGGAAAAATAG
- the rnc gene encoding ribonuclease III, with translation MDAILQTPPHLIFFDRIGYTFKQPDLFREALTHRSFGLPHNERLEFLGDSLLNCAVSALLFKRFPQLPEGDLTRTRANFVNQDALYSLASGVGLGELILLGDGERKSGGHRRPSILADALEAIIGAVYLESGFQEVERLIARLYGTLVNDLDIDASGKDAKTLLQEYLQHRKIDLPQYRVISIAGEAHAQTFRVECMVEKLAILTQGEGTSRRRAEQEAAQQAYAKITRSDR, from the coding sequence ATGGATGCCATTCTGCAGACACCACCGCACCTGATATTTTTTGACAGAATCGGCTACACTTTCAAACAGCCTGATTTATTCCGGGAAGCGCTGACGCATCGTAGTTTTGGACTGCCTCATAACGAACGGCTTGAATTCCTTGGTGATAGTTTATTAAATTGTGCTGTCTCTGCCTTATTGTTCAAACGTTTCCCCCAATTACCGGAAGGTGATCTGACCAGAACACGGGCCAACTTTGTCAACCAGGATGCCTTGTATTCATTGGCCTCTGGTGTGGGATTGGGTGAGTTGATCCTGCTGGGTGATGGTGAACGTAAAAGTGGGGGACATCGTCGCCCATCCATTCTGGCTGATGCGCTGGAAGCCATCATTGGCGCGGTTTATCTTGAAAGTGGATTTCAGGAAGTTGAGCGTCTTATTGCCAGACTGTATGGCACACTGGTCAATGATCTGGATATCGATGCGTCTGGTAAGGACGCTAAAACACTGCTGCAGGAGTATCTGCAGCATCGAAAAATAGATTTACCGCAATACAGGGTGATATCCATTGCGGGTGAAGCACACGCACAAACGTTTCGGGTTGAATGTATGGTCGAGAAACTGGCCATTCTCACGCAGGGTGAGGGAACCAGTCGCCGCCGCGCTGAACAGGAAGCCGCGCAGCAAGCTTATGCGAAGATAACCCGCAGCGACAGGTAG
- a CDS encoding DNA-directed RNA polymerase subunit omega — translation MARITVDDCLERIPNRFNMTLAATARARQISVGSTPMIEESNDKPTVIALREMAQGKYGEEIINVGRLSQFC, via the coding sequence ATGGCAAGAATTACTGTAGATGATTGTCTTGAAAGAATACCCAACCGATTCAATATGACGCTTGCTGCAACAGCGAGAGCAAGACAAATTTCGGTTGGATCCACCCCCATGATTGAAGAATCCAATGACAAACCAACCGTTATTGCGCTGCGCGAAATGGCACAGGGAAAGTATGGAGAAGAAATTATCAATGTTGGCCGTTTATCACAATTCTGCTAG